The proteins below come from a single Gossypium raimondii isolate GPD5lz chromosome 2, ASM2569854v1, whole genome shotgun sequence genomic window:
- the LOC105789612 gene encoding LOW QUALITY PROTEIN: pentatricopeptide repeat-containing protein At2g41720 (The sequence of the model RefSeq protein was modified relative to this genomic sequence to represent the inferred CDS: inserted 3 bases in 3 codons; substituted 1 base at 1 genomic stop codon): MAAVDGYTLDSSFVQLPARVVVAPTGILIPPVGDLLGDCVGAVARPGNCMGADDGPDLQELTQRGAIEHSIKVFEWTKKQKNYYARTDIYNMMIRLHARHKRTDQARGLFFEMQKWRCKPDVDTYNALIHAHVQVGQWRWALNIMEDMLSAAIPPSRSTYNNLINACGSSGNWREALKVCKKMTENGVGPDLVTHNIVLSAYKXYSKALSYFELMKGTHIRPHTTTLNIVINCLVKLGQYGKAMDIFNSMRAERADSRPDIVTFTSIIHLYSVCGQIENCKAVFSAMLAEGIQPNIVSYNTLMAVYASHGMSKEAAAVFDQIKQNGFRPDVVSYTSLLNAYGRSQLPEKAREIFDMMKRNNCKPNLVSYNALIDAYGSNGLLAEAVEVLRQMEQDGIKPNIVSICTLLAXCGRCRQKVNIDTVLSXAELRCIKLNTVAYNSAIGCYMNVXEFEKAIALYKSMRKRKVLADSVTYTVLISGSYKLSRYSEALGFLDDMVGLKIPLTKEVYSSLICVYSKQGQVAEAESMFNMMKVSDCCPDVVAYTAMLHACNSAENWAKASAIFLEMEENGIQPDSIACSALMRAFNKGGQPSKVLVLAKYMREKAIPLNDAVFFEMVSACSM; this comes from the exons TTCCTCCGGTAGGGGATCT GTtgggtgactgtgtcggtgctgTTGCTAGGCCTGGTAATTGTATGGGTGCTGATGATGGGCCGG ATTTGCAAGAACTGACACAAAGGGGTGCAATTGAACATAGTATAAAAGTATTTGAGTGGACGAAAAAGCAGAAGAACTACTATGCACGAACTGATATCTACAATATGATGATAAGATTACATGCTAGACATAAACGGACAGATCAGGCTAGGGGGTTGTTCTTTGAAATGCAAAAGTGGAG GTGCAAGCCTGATGTTGACACATACAATGCTCTTATCCATGCACATGTTCAAGTTGGTCAATGGCGTTGGGCTTTGAATATCATGGAAGACATGCTCAGTGCAGCT ATCCCTCCAAGTCGATCAACTTATAACAACTTGATAAACGCTTGTGGATCTAGTGGAAACTGGAGAGAAGCTCTGAAGGTTTGCAAGAAAATGACGGAAAATGGAGTTGGACCAGATCTGGTGACACATAACATTGTATTGTCAGCATATA AGTATTCAAAAGctttatcttattttgaattgATGAAAGGGACACATATTCGTCCTCATACAACTACACTCAATATTGTGATAAATTGCCTAGTGAAGCTTGGACAATATGGAAAAGCTATGGATATATTTAATTCCATGAGAGCTGAGAGAGCAGATTCCCGACCTGACATCGTTACATTCACTAGCATCATTCACCTATATTCTGTTTGCGGACAGATAGAAAACTGTAAGGCTGTGTTCAGTGCAATGCTTGCAGAAGGTATACAACCCAATATTGTTTCATATAACACACTAATGGCTGTATATGCTTCACATGGAATGAGTAAAGAGGCAGCTGCTGTTTTTGACCAGATAAAACAAAATGGATTTCGTCCAGATGTTGTTTCTTATACTTCTTTACTTAATGCTTATGGAAGATCGCAGCTACCTGAAAAAGCTAGAGAAATTTTTGATATGATGAAGAGAAACAATTGTAAACCTAATCTTGTAAGTTATAATGCATTGATTGATGCCTATGGATCCAATGGTTTATTAGCTGAGGCTGTAGAAGTCTTGCGTCAAATGGAGCAAGATGGGATTAAGCCAAACATTGTCTCAATTTGCACCCTTTTAG CCTGTGGGCGCTGTCGGCAGAAAGTGAATATTGATACTGTACTGT CAGCTGAGCTGCGATGTATCAAACTGAATACAGTTGCCTACAATTCAGCAATTGGATGCTATATGAATGTCTGAGAGTTTGAGAAGGCGATAGCTTTGTACAAATCCATGAGGAAAAGGAAAGTCTTAGCAGATTCTGTTACTTATACAGTATTAATAAGTGGTTCCTATAAACTGTCCAGATATAGTGAGGCACTTGGGTTTCTTGATGACATGGTTGGTTTAAAAATTCCCTTAACGAAGGAGGTGTACTCATCTCTTATTTGCGTCTACAGTAAACAG GGCCAAGTTGCTGAAGCTGAATCAATGTTCAACATGATGAAGGTTTCTGATTGTTGTCCTGATGTTGTTGCATATACTGCGATGCTGCATGCTTGTAATTCTGCAG AAAATTGGGCAAAAGCTTCTGCAATCTTCCTAGAGATGGAAGAAAATGGTATCCAACCAGACTCTATAGCATGTTCTGCTCTAATGCGAGCTTTTAACAAGGGAGGACAACCATCCAAAGTTCTTGTTTTGGCAAAGTATATGAGAGAGAAAGCAATTCCTTTAAATGATGCTGTTTTCTTTGAAATGGTATCAGCTTGTAGCATGTAA